TTATATCAAGTTCTTTTAAAGTTTCGTCAAAACTACTTTTTTGACTCTCACCCTCAGCTATTGATTTTTCAACTCTAAGCCATTCATCATAAAATCCTTTATACAGACTCAGTTCTTCATCAATTTTTAGCCTTTCTTTAAGTTTTTCAATCTCCGAAGTTTTCTTTATAATTTCAGTGATTTCTCTCTCTAAAGCTTTTTTCCTATCGTTTAGCTGTATGAAAGACTGAAAAATCTTAAGTTTCTCTGAAAGTGTCTTTTGCTCTTTTTGTAATTTCTCAAGATTATTATGGACTTGCTTAAGCTCTTTTTCTTTGCTTTCTATTGACTGCTCTGTGATGCTTTCAAGTTCTTTTAGCCTCTTTTCTCTTTCTTCCTTTGAAGCCTTCAGTTCACTTAATTTAGAAACAACTACATCATAAAGAGGTGCACCAAAGACATTAAGATCAAAGAGATTTCCGATAAGTTCAGCTCTTTTTGCAGGCTCAAGCTTTAGTATTTCAGCAAACTGATTCTGTGGAAGAATAACAACTTTGCAAAATTCATCCTCTGAAAGCCCGATGATATCCCTTATTTTTTCTCTGAACTCTCTTTCCTTTTCTGCGAGTGGAACCAAATTATCATGTTCTACTCTGTAAAGTTTTATCTTATTCTGTTTCCCGATGTTTCTCTCTATAAGATACTTATCTCCTGCTATGCTGAATTGAAATTTAAGACACATCTCCTGCTTGCGTGGATTTATGGCTTCCCTTATATTTGAGCCAAGTCTTGGAGTTTTTCCATAAATTGATAGAATTATGGCATCAAGTATGGTTGATTTTCCTGCACCTGTGTCGCCAAAGATACCAAAGATTCTGTTTCTGTAAAATCTCGTAAAATCTATCTCTACAGGTTCTGCATAGCTGTTAAGACCTTCAATATAAATTTTAATCGGTAGCATTTCTTGCCTCCTCAAGGCATTCAATAAAGAGTTTGAGCAACTCTTCGTCAGGTTCTTCATTAAATTTTGATCTATAAAATGTTACAAAAAGCTGCTCATCACTGAGAGAGGATATATCAATATTTGTATCGGTTTTCTCAATTATCTCAGACTGAAACTGCCAGCCAACGAGTTTGTCTTTGTATGCTTTAATGAGATTTTCTATCTGCCCCGGCGTATAGGGCTCATTTGACTCCATTAGAAGATAGTAAAAATTTTCATCATTGGGGATGTTTTTGATGGCATCACTTATTGAGTTAAACTTTAACTTGATTATTCTCGGAATTTTTTCAAATTCAATAAATCTAATAGAACCTTCCTGCCAGAGGCAGACTCCCTTTTTATGCTCAATTTCTCCAGCATCAAAGGGATATATGGAGCCTGAATATACGGCATTATTGATTTTCTGAAATTTGTGTAGATGTCCAAGAGCGATGTAGTCAGCACTCTTTGGAAGTGCCTCGTAGGGTACATGTTCAATTCCACCTACCTGAAAAATTCTTTCAGAGCCAGATTTTTGAGCACCATGAAGATATAAATGGGAGACAAAGACAAAGTAATCACAGCTAAATTGTGGTTCCTTTGATAGATAATCCTCTAAACTTTTTACAAAATCATCTCCGCTTAAACCCATTCTTACCTCTGATAAATAGGCAACTGCTTTTATAGCGACGGTCAAATTTTCATCTTTAAGCTTTAATTTTAAGAAGCTATTCTCAATAGTAACTTTATAGTGTTCGTTTTCAAAAATATATTCCTCAAATATGTCATTAGGAGTTCCAGAGATTACTATAGAATGTTTACCGTAGATAAGAGGCTTTGAAATCCTGAGTTTGTCAGGTGAATCATGATTGCCAGCAACAGCAACAATTAGAGAACCTTCCTGTGAAAGAGAAGTGATTGTTTCATAAAAAAGTCTTTCAGCGTCAAAAGAGGGATTATAGGTATCAAAAATATCACCAGCTACAAGTATCAGTTGTGGTCTCTCTGATTTGGTGATGTCTATGATTTCTGCCATTATTTTCTTCTGTATTGGGAGCAGGTCAAAGTTTGTCTCCCTGAAGTTTTTCCCAAGATGCCAGTCAGAAGTATGCAAAATCTTAAGTGCCATAACACACCTCTCCTTTTTATTAGTTAAATTATACAAGAATTAGGCACTATTTTCATGATTGAAATGTTGTGGAAATATTTTTGTTATCTTCATAAGAGGATGCAGTTAAGTTTGAGTGTATCTACATTAAAGCTCCTTAAAATAAATATTAATGCGTTCACAGGGCAGAGAAAAATCTGTCAGCACAGCAATTTTTCAAAGCCTATCACAGCCTCGGGAGGACAGAGGAGTCTTTCAGGATAATGAAACACAGCATAGGACTGGTACATCACTAGACAGACAGAGTAGCTAAGTCCCTATTCAGAGCATCGAGAGTAAAAGAGCAGCCAATATGACAGTTAGAGAAGATTTCAAGATATAAACTGTCTAATAATCAAAAGATTGCGATTTTTGTTGTACAAAAAATTGCCATTTTTAAAAATAAAGTTCAATATTTTCAATGAGTTATAAAATTTAATTGATAAACTCAGGACAGCATTCTTTAAAGACTTAGACAGTCTTTTGGTAAGGGAGATTTCTTATCTTAGAAAATTTTGGTCTATGCTTCAATTTCAACATCAATAGACTTAGGGAATTAAATTAAATTATAATATTTGACAATGTTTGATTATATCATGAAATTCAAAAAAATCCTTGTTCTGGTAAGTTTTCTTCCTGACTTTGTTTTTCCTCTCGTAATAGTAGAATTAGTCTATGTGACTATTTAAGGAAGAAATAATATGCATTGGTATCAGATAAACCTTAAAGAGATTTATCAAAGGTTAAACACATCAGAAAGAGGTCTTACTTCCGAAGAGGTAAAAAGAAGGCTTGAAAAATATGGAGCTAACAAGCTTGCAGAAGAAAAGGACATAAATAAGCTAAAAATATTTCTACATCAGTTTGCAAGCCCTCTTATCTATATTTTGATTATTGCTGGAGCAATCACATTAGTGCTCAAAGAATACATAGACTCTGGTGTCATCTTTGCTGTGGTCATTCTCAATGCAGTGATCGGCTACATACAGGAATATAAAGCTGAACAGAGTGTGAGAGCTTTAAAGAAAATGCTTGTTCCAAAGGCAAAGGTCTTGAGAGATGGCATTGAAAAGGAGGTAAATAGTGAAGAGCTTGTTCCTGGAGATATTGTGCTTCTTTATTCTGGTATTCGTGTTCCTGCTGATATAAGGCTTGTTCACACAGTAGAGCTTAAAATTGATGAATCCATACTTACAGGGGAATCCCTTCCTGTTGAAAAGCATCATCATACAATAAAGGATGAAAATCTGACCTACGGTGATCAGAAAAATATGGCATTTATGGGAACAATTGTGGTAAGTGGAAGAGCAAAGGGCATAGTTGTTGAAACAGGAATGAACACTGTATTTGGCAAGATTGCTAAGGGAATAAGGGAAGCAGAGGCAGTTAAGGCACCTCTTCAGGATAAAATTCAAAAATTTGCAAATCTGGTAGGGATATTTGTTGTAGTTGCCTCTGTATTGCTTTTTGTTATGGGACTGATAATTGGTGAAGGCATCAAAGAGATGTTCATGACTGCTGTTGCTGCAGCTGTTGCTGCCATACCAGAGGGGCTTCCTATGGTTGTAACGGTCACATTAGCAGTTGGTGTTATACGCATGGCAAAAAGAAATGCCATAGTGCGAAGACTTCATGCTGTTGAGACACTTGGAAGCACCACAGTTATATGTACAGATAAAACAGGCACACTCACAAAAAATGAGATGACTGTAAAGCTAATTTACGATGGGAAAAAAATATACGAAGTAGAAGGAAGCGGATATGAACCAAAGGGAAGGATTCTTCATAATGGCTTGGAGGTTGACCTTAAAAAGGACTACGAAGCTTTGATAGAAACGTTGAGAATAGGACTATTATGCAATGAGTCTAACATATATGAAGAAGACGGAGAGTTCAAACTGGAAGGAGATCCCACTGAAGGTGCATTGATTGTTTCGGCATTGAAAGCAGGTTTAAATAAAGCTGAAGAAGAAAAAAGATATGAACTTATTGAAACCATACCCTTTGAATCAGAAAGAGGCTATATGGCTACTTTACATAAGCATAGAGGTGAAAAATTAGTCTTTATCAAGGGTGCACCGGAAAAGATAGTTGACCTATGCAGGAAAAATTTTTGGGGAGAAGAGCTTAATAAAAAAGAGATTCACTCAATCATAAACAGATTTGCAAAAGAGGGAATGAGAGTGCTTGCCTTTGCCTATGTAAAGGTTCCAAAAGAAACAGAAGAAATATCATGCAAAGAGATTGAGCAGTGTTACGCTGCAGAGGGTTTAGTATTTACAGGACTTCAGGCAATGATTGACCCACCAAGACCTGAGGCGATTGAGGCTATAAAGGGATGTAAAAAGGCAGGCATTAGAGTTGTAATGATTACAGGAGATCACGCAGTTACAGCCAAGGCAATAGGAAATATGCTTGGAATTGGAGATGAAAAATCAGAGGTTCTCACAGGAAAAGATTTAGAGAAGATGACGGATGAGGAACTCTTTGAAAAGGTAAAAAGAGTAAATATCTTTGCAAGAGTCTCGCCAGAGCATAAATTAAAAATAGTAAAACAACTCATGGCTCAGGGACAGATTGTAGCAGTAACTGGAGACGGAGTTAATGATGCACCTGCACTTAAGGCAGCTCACATAGGAATTGCAATGGGCAAGAGTGGAACCGATGTGGCAAAGGAAGCATCAGATATGGTGCTCACTGATGACAACTTTGCAAGCATCTTCAATGCAGTAAAAGAGGGAAGGGTTGTTTTTGATAACATAAGAAAGGTAGTCTTTTTCCTTA
The nucleotide sequence above comes from Thermodesulfovibrio aggregans. Encoded proteins:
- a CDS encoding metallophosphoesterase family protein; amino-acid sequence: MALKILHTSDWHLGKNFRETNFDLLPIQKKIMAEIIDITKSERPQLILVAGDIFDTYNPSFDAERLFYETITSLSQEGSLIVAVAGNHDSPDKLRISKPLIYGKHSIVISGTPNDIFEEYIFENEHYKVTIENSFLKLKLKDENLTVAIKAVAYLSEVRMGLSGDDFVKSLEDYLSKEPQFSCDYFVFVSHLYLHGAQKSGSERIFQVGGIEHVPYEALPKSADYIALGHLHKFQKINNAVYSGSIYPFDAGEIEHKKGVCLWQEGSIRFIEFEKIPRIIKLKFNSISDAIKNIPNDENFYYLLMESNEPYTPGQIENLIKAYKDKLVGWQFQSEIIEKTDTNIDISSLSDEQLFVTFYRSKFNEEPDEELLKLFIECLEEARNATD
- a CDS encoding cation-translocating P-type ATPase, translating into MHWYQINLKEIYQRLNTSERGLTSEEVKRRLEKYGANKLAEEKDINKLKIFLHQFASPLIYILIIAGAITLVLKEYIDSGVIFAVVILNAVIGYIQEYKAEQSVRALKKMLVPKAKVLRDGIEKEVNSEELVPGDIVLLYSGIRVPADIRLVHTVELKIDESILTGESLPVEKHHHTIKDENLTYGDQKNMAFMGTIVVSGRAKGIVVETGMNTVFGKIAKGIREAEAVKAPLQDKIQKFANLVGIFVVVASVLLFVMGLIIGEGIKEMFMTAVAAAVAAIPEGLPMVVTVTLAVGVIRMAKRNAIVRRLHAVETLGSTTVICTDKTGTLTKNEMTVKLIYDGKKIYEVEGSGYEPKGRILHNGLEVDLKKDYEALIETLRIGLLCNESNIYEEDGEFKLEGDPTEGALIVSALKAGLNKAEEEKRYELIETIPFESERGYMATLHKHRGEKLVFIKGAPEKIVDLCRKNFWGEELNKKEIHSIINRFAKEGMRVLAFAYVKVPKETEEISCKEIEQCYAAEGLVFTGLQAMIDPPRPEAIEAIKGCKKAGIRVVMITGDHAVTAKAIGNMLGIGDEKSEVLTGKDLEKMTDEELFEKVKRVNIFARVSPEHKLKIVKQLMAQGQIVAVTGDGVNDAPALKAAHIGIAMGKSGTDVAKEASDMVLTDDNFASIFNAVKEGRVVFDNIRKVVFFLIPTGLASILSIIGAVVTGLPIPYFPAQILWINLVTNGLQVISLAFEPGEKGVIERSPRPPEEGIMSRLMIERTIIVGFLISLGVAYTFMKALEQGESLETARTVAVTTMVFFQFFQAWNSRSEYESIFRINPFSNMFLFLSLIVATLAQIAFIYLPALQWVFRTKPISAEDWQNIILIALSVIVVVEIDKWLRRKRR